The genomic window GCCCCGGGCCCGGCCCCCGCCGCCGCGCCGGCCCCCGCCGCCGGGCCCGCGCCCAGGGCGGCCGTGGCCTCGGGGTCGTCGCCCGGGGGCCGCTCCGGGGCCCGGATCGTCGAGCCCAGGGCCTCGGCCAGGGTCTGCGCCAGCAGGGTCCGCGGGGCGGCGTCCTCGATTTCGGTGAGGATCTCGTGCGTCAGGGTCTCCGCGTTCCACGCCTGCAGGCTCGAGAGGAGGTCGCCGTTGTGCCGCTCCAGGTGGCCGGCCGCCAGCACCCTGAGGGCGCCGATCCGCGGGCCGTCCAGCAGGCCCTGCTCGCGGAAGACCTCCTCCAGCCGGCCCTCCGGCCGCGCCGACAGCGCGGCCATCGCGGCGTGGAGCTCGTCGCGTCGCAGGGCGCCGGTCAGCACCGCCAGCGCGGCGAGCAGCAAGTCCTCGTTGATCTCTTGCACGCGGAACTCCTCGGTCGGCCCGCCGCCTCGTCACCCCGCACCTCATTGCGACGAGGCACCCCGGCCCGGCCCGCGATCAACCCGCCGCGATTTTTTACATTTTATCTTGCGAATAAGGCGAAAATCGACGTCGGGGCGATGGACGGGGGGCGGGGCCGGCCTTACAATAATAACCTGCGGAGGGGGTTGCGTGCATCGGGCGGGCGCCGGCGCGAGGCCCCCTCGGGGATCGGGAGGCGGGGCGATGGCGGAATCCTCGGATCGCGACCTTCTGGACCTCATCCGCCGCCGCGGCCCGATGACCGTGCCGGAGATGTCCGACGCCCTCGGGGTCACGGGGACGGCGGTCCGGAATCGCCTGGGCCGCCTCCTGGGCACCGGCCTGGTGGAGCGGAAGGCGGAGCACGTGGGCCGGGGGCGGCCCCGGCACCGCTACGGTGTGAGCGTGGAGGCGCACAGGCGGCTCGGCCAGAACTACGCCGACCTGGCCGTGGCGCTCTGGGAGGAGATGATGGCCGGCGTGGCCGACCGCAAGCTCCGCCGCATCCTCTTCACGAGGATCACCGACCGCCTGGCCGAGGCCTATCGCAGCAAGCTCACGGGGGATGCCTGGGAGGGGCGGCTCGTCCAGCTCAGCCGGGTCCTCCACGACCGCGGGGTCGAGGCCGAGGTGGCCCTCGACGGCGCCGGGCTGGCCGCGTTCCTCCGCCAGCATTCCTGCCCGTACTACGAGCTCGCCGAGGCCGACCGGGCGATCTGCTCGCTCGAGACGAAGATGCTGGAGAAGGTGCTGGGGCGGGCCCTGCGGCTCAGCCAGTGCCGGCTCGACGGCGACCGCTCGTGCGACTTCCGGCCCAAGGCCGACCCGCCGGCCCTCCCCGAGGCGGCCGCCGGCTAGCCGCCGGTCGCCGCGGCCCCCGCCGGGCCCCCCTTTACCCGAACACGACGGCTTCCCTACGCAACGGTGACGAGCCGCCCCGCCGCACGCGGCCGGGGCGCGGACCTGAACAGGAAACAGGGCAATCGACTGATGACCAAGGAACTTCGCATCGAGGACCTGCGGGTCGGGATCGACGGCAAGGAGATCCTCCGCGGCGTGAACCTGACGATCCGCCAGGGGGAGGTCCACGCGCTGATGGGCCCCAACGGCTCGGGCAAGAGCACCCTCAGCTACGCCCTCGCCGGCCACCCCAACTACGAGGTCCTCGGCGGCTCGGCCACGATCGACGGGGCCGACCTGCTGGGCATGGAGGCGGACGAGCGGGCCAAGGCCGGGCTCTTCCTGGCCTTCCAGTACCCCACGTCGATCCCCGGCGTCACGGTCGCCAACTTCCTCCGCCACGCCGTCAC from Aquisphaera giovannonii includes these protein-coding regions:
- a CDS encoding helix-turn-helix transcriptional regulator; the protein is MAESSDRDLLDLIRRRGPMTVPEMSDALGVTGTAVRNRLGRLLGTGLVERKAEHVGRGRPRHRYGVSVEAHRRLGQNYADLAVALWEEMMAGVADRKLRRILFTRITDRLAEAYRSKLTGDAWEGRLVQLSRVLHDRGVEAEVALDGAGLAAFLRQHSCPYYELAEADRAICSLETKMLEKVLGRALRLSQCRLDGDRSCDFRPKADPPALPEAAAG